One region of Thermoanaerobacterales bacterium genomic DNA includes:
- a CDS encoding transposase, producing MVQKLEAMLKAGLKPLIGNKGYRRFLRLNGDKAEIDRQALEREARYDGKYVLRTNAELDTDAAALAYKDLWRVERAFRELKSTLDLRPIYHWKDRRVHGHVMVCFLALVLGSALQRSLKLGRGAGGIPVPAPGP from the coding sequence AAAGCTTGAAGCCATGCTCAAGGCGGGCCTCAAGCCGCTCATCGGGAACAAGGGCTATCGCCGCTTCCTGAGACTCAACGGGGATAAAGCCGAAATCGACCGTCAGGCTCTGGAACGCGAAGCGCGTTACGACGGGAAATACGTTCTGCGGACCAACGCCGAACTGGACACCGATGCCGCCGCCTTGGCCTACAAGGACCTGTGGCGGGTGGAAAGGGCCTTTCGGGAACTCAAGTCGACCTTGGACCTGCGCCCGATCTACCACTGGAAGGACCGCCGTGTGCACGGGCATGTGATGGTCTGCTTCCTGGCGCTGGTCCTGGGATCGGCTTTGCAGCGCAGCCTCAAGCTGGGCCGGGGCGCAGGTGGAATACCTGTACCTGCTCCGGGACCTTAA